ACATTTGAGATATTAAAAGCACTTAATTCGGAAGAGTTAAAAATTACTGAACCAAAGGCAGCTCAACATGGATAAATATCGGCTACGAATTTATTTGGTTCGACATGGGCACGTTTCATATTTTGATGCAGATAAGAACCCGATTAATCCTAAGTTTGCGCAGTTATCCGAACGAGGAATAGAGCAAATACAACAGCTTGCTCATCAACTACAAGATGTTAGTTTTGAAAAAATTTACTCATCTACCATGCCTCGTTCCATACAGACCGCAGAGATTTTGAATAGCTATCAAAACGAGCCTAAAGACATTCAGTCATTTGATGACATTCGGGAAATTAAAGCGGGGCGTTTAAGAGAAATTTCGTTGGATCGCGCTGAGCTTGAAATCAAAAAGGCCTATCAGTTCCATAAAAATAACCTTGAATTATTTGTACAAGGCGAAAGTTGGTCGCTCTTTATTACTCGTGTACTGACATGGTTTGAAAACATGATTTTAACAGCAGAAAAAGACCAAAATATCCTGATTTCTTCACACGATATTGTAAATCGAATACTCATTAATTGGGTATATGGACATGACTTCAAAGATGTTTATTCGCAGGAACAAGATTATGGCTGCTTAAATATTCTTGATCTAACGATTGAAAATCAAAAGGTAATAAGCAAACGAATCAAGCTTCAAAATTTCACGCCGTACAATCTGATTAAAAATGAGCTATTTAATAGCGCTATGGATGATGTGTATGAAACTTATATCGCGACGCAAGGTTTTAAATTAAAGGAGCTCAGCTCATGATCACATTATCTAGTGAATTATTAGAACTACAGCAGAAAGTTAGAGAATTTATTCAACAAGAGGTGATTCCATTAGAAAGTGATCCTCGTCAAGATAGCCATGGCCCTAGTGAAGCTTTACGCCAAGAATTGGTGAGTCGCGCGCGTCGTCGGGGACTGCTCACTCCCCATGCAACTCAAGAAATGGGAGGGCTTGGATGGTCGCATCTGCAAAAGGCTGTAGCTTTCGAAGAAGCAGGATATTCTGCTTTAGGTCCAATCGCTTTAAATATTCATGCGCCAGATGAAGGAAATATTCATCTATTAGATGCTGTCGCAAACGATGCACAAAAAGAAAGATGGTTAAGAAAACTGGTAGCTGGAGAAATTAGATCTTGCTTTGCCATGACGGAACCGGCGCCGGGAGCTGGCTCGGATCCATCCATGCTTCAAACAACAGCAATTGAAGATGGCGATGATTATATTATTAATGGTCGTAAATGGTTAATTACAGGAGCTGATGGAGCGAGCGTTGCAATTATTATGGCAAAAATGGAAGATGGCTCCGCTTCAATGTTTTTAACCGACACTAATGTTGAAGGTTTTATATTAGAAAAAAATATGAATGCTATGGACTCATGCTTTTCAGGGGGACACGGCATTTTACGCTTTGAGAACTTACGTATACCTAAAGAAAATGTTTTGGGTGAAATTGGTAAAGGCTTTAAATATGCTCAAGTTCGCCTTGCACCAGCACGTTTAACACATTGCATGAGATGGCTGGGACAAGCTAGGAGAGCACATGATATTGCTACTCAATATGCGCGAGAACGGCAATCTTTTGGTAAGAGATTAGGCGACCATCAAGGTGTGGGTTTTATGCTTGCCGACAATGAAATGGATATCTTAACGACTCGATTAGCCGTTCATTATTGTGCGCAGGTTTTAGATTTGGGTGAGAAAGGAAATTATGAGTCAAGCTTGGTTAAAGTGATTAGCTCTGAAGGTATCTGGCGTGTGGTGGATCGGTCAGTTCAGATTTTAGGTGGTCAGGCCATGACGGATGAATCAATAGTCTGCAAGATTTTTAAAGATGCACGTGGTTTTAGAATTTATGATGGTGCAAATGAAGTTCACCGCATGAGCATTGCTAAAAAACTATTAGGGAAGCAGGCATAATAAAACAGGGATAAGAGAATGAATATTTTTGATGTAAAAGATAAATATATTTTAATTACGGGTGCTTCAAGTGGTCTAGGGCATCACATAGCTGAATTATTTGCAAAAGAAGGTGCCAATATCGTTATTTGTGCTAGACGGTTAGAGCGATTGAAAGAATTAGAATCGCATATAAAAAATGAATTTGGCGTACAAGTTTATACCTTTGCATTAGACGTAAATGATCGTTCCGCTGTGAAAGATATGCTTAGTTCTTTAGAAACTGAAGGAGTCACAGTAGATGTGTTAATTAATAATGCTGGGGTGAGTGATACAAAGCGTTTCTTAGACTATAACGATGAAGATTGGGATAAGATTGTAGATACTAACCTTAAAGCCCCTTGGCAATGTGCACAAGAAGTTGTGCAGCATATGATTAAGGCTGATCGTAAAGGATCGATCATCAACATTACGTCAATTCTGTCTCAGTCTACCAACCTTGGTGTTAGCCCATACTGTGCATCGAAGGCTGGATTACGCCATTTAACAGAAGTTATGGCAGTAGAACTGGCTAGATTTGGTATAAATGTAAATGCTATCGCGCCAGGCTATATGATTACTGAAATTAATGAAGAATATTTAACTGGCGAATCTGGACAACAGCTTTTAAAGAAAATTCCAACAAGGAAGTTTGTAGAATTTGATGACTTAAATGGACCTTTACTGTTACTTGCTTCGCAAGCAGGTCAGGGCATAACAGGTATCGAAATTAAAGTCGATGGCGGTCATAGCGCTGCGCCTATATAAAACGTTTTTTAATGGAGTAAAAAATGCTTAATCGAAAACCAATTAATATTTTGGTCACCTATATTAAAAAACCTAATATTAATGGTTTTCGATCTTTGGTTGAGCAGGCGATTAGTGAAGTAGAGTCGAACGAAATCGATTTGGTGGAATGCCATATTTCCGATGTCCAAGATGTTGCTCAAAGCTTAGTGGAAAATGGCTGTCAGGTTCTTCTATGTACTGGAGCAACCGCAAGTTTTCTACAAAAGAAATTAAACATTGATATACAGGTTATTCGAACTGGTACTTTTGATGTCATTCAGGCCATATCAAACTTAAAACAATATAAGCGCATTGCTTTGGTGGGTAATACATCTACAGTTGACCTTGAGAACTACTCAGATATTTTTGCTTTAGATATACAACAGTTTAACTATGACTCATATTTAGATGCTAAAAAAACAATTCATTTAATTAAAAATCAAGGTCTTGATGCGATTATTGGTTCACCTGTTGCAGTAGAGTTAGCTCTGAATGAAAACCTAGTCGGGCATTTGGCGATTAGTGTGCCGTCTTTAAAAGACCTGCTGCAAAATGCCTTACGTACGCTTGAAAAAATTCGCAGAGAACAATATTCAACCTTACGTTTAACCGAGATCTTTAATCACTTAAATGAAGGCATTTGTTTTATTACAAAGCAAAAAAAGATTTCTTTAATTAATAATTCAATGAGTTCGTTACTTGAAAAAGACTCTTCAGATGTTTTAAACAAATCAGCATTAGAAATTTTTGAAGGTTTAAACTTTGATATAGACAAAGAAAACAGTCATCAACTCGTTCAATTTAAAAATTTAAAACTTGCTGTATATATTTCCAAACTAAAAAATGACTACATAGATGGTTATATCTTAAGAGTGCAGGAACTAAACGCATTAGAGCAGTCTAATAGTCAGTTTAGAAAGGTTTCATCAAAGAACTTCAATACAAGATATACCTTTGATCAGATTTTGACGCAAAACGCAAACTTCCAACAAATCATCAAGTTATCCAAAGCATATGCAAAAACCGATAGTACCATTCTCATTACGGGTGAAAGTGGTACGGGTAAAGAAGTTTTAGCACAAAGTATTCATAATCATAGCAGTCGTTATAAAGCACCATTTGTTGCAATCAACTGTGCATCTTTTCCGGAAAGCTTGTTAGAAAGCGAATTATTTGGTTATGAAGAAGGTGCTTTTACTGGAGCGAAAAAAAATGGGCGTATTGGTCTCATTGAAGCGGCTCATACAGGTACGCTTTTTTTAGATGAAATTGGTGATATGCCATTACATCTACAAACTAGATTTTTACGAGTCTTACAAGAAAGACAAATTAACCGCTTAGGCTCAGTGGTGAGTCATCATTTAGATATACGTGTGATTGCTGCAACTCATGCGAACTTAGAAGAGTTAGTACGAAATGGAACCTTTCGGGCAGATCTCTACTATCGTTTAAATATTTTAAGAGTGTATACGCCGTCTTTAAAAGAGCGAAAAGAAGATATCTTGTATTTAGCAAATTCCTTTCTAGAGAAATATAGAAAAACACTGGATGATTTGCCGAATATTTTACAGAAGGCTTTTTTACACTATTCTTGGCCTGGCAATATCCGCGAACTTGAAAATATTATTGAAAGAATCAATGTTCTGTTACAGCTTGATCATGAAATTTTAACTCCAGAATTTTTAAAGCAACAATTACCCGAGCTATTTCAATCTCAAAGTCACCATACGGCGCAACCTTTATTAAAAGAGGTAAAGGTTAATCAAGAATTGAATCTAATTGAGCAAACGCTTGCAGAAGTAGATGGCGATTTAGACCTTGCTGCACAAAAGCTTGGGATTAGTCGAACGACCTTATGGCGTAGAATGAAACTCATAAATCATTAATTTCAAAATTGAAATTTTTTCAAAAAAGAAAAATAGAAAAATTGAGTAAGTTGTTGAAAATAATAATAAAATAATTTGGCATCATAGTTGCATTGACTCATATAAGCATCTGAATCAGTTGCTAAATTGTGTGAGGAAATAAGAATGACGAATGGATTAATGATGCATTGTAATTTAAACATTACTTCAATAATGCAGCATGCTTTGACAGTTTACGCAGATCAAGAAATTGTGACTTTGAAAGCAGATGGGATAAGTAAACACCGATATACATATAAAGATGCTTTCGAACGTGTAGCTCAGTTTGCTAATGCGCTAGACCGATTAAATATAAGTTCTGATGCTAAAGTCGGAACCATGGCATGGAACTCATATCAGCATTTTGAATTGCATTATGCCATTCCATGTACAGGAAGAATTTACCATACAATTAACCCTAAATTGGCACCTGAACAACTCATTCAAATTATCAATTCTGCTCAAGATGAAGTGCTCATTATTGAACCTGATTGTTTAGCATTAGTTGATTCTATGTATGACAATATAAAGCAAGTCATTAAACATTTTATTGTGCTTGGTGATCCGAATAAAAATCTAAAAGCACAATTTGATTTTATTTTTTATGAAGAACTCATTGCTCCAGAGCAGTCTTATTATGATTGGCCAGATATTCCTGAAGAACGTGCAAGTGGTCTTTGCTATACCTCGGGGACAACGGGTGATCCTAAAGGTGTTCTTTACTCCCATCGTAGTACCGTATTGCATGCATTAATGCTCGCTATGCCCAATGCGATTGGCTTGACACATGCTAGCTGTATTATGCCTTTGGTTCCTCTTTATCATATTAGTGCATGGGGAATGCCATTTAACGCCGTTTTATCGGGGGCAAAAATTGTTTGGCCTCATTCATTTGCGGGTCAAACCGAGAAAATTTTTAATTTGATCCAATCAGAGCACGTCGATATTTCTATGGCTGTTCCGACCATCTGGAATTCTTTTAAAAATTATCTTGAAGAACACCATATTTCGTCAGTCAGTTTAAAACGGGCGATATCTGGTGGTTCAGCGGCGCCATATTCGCTTATTGAGTCTTTGAGCCATTATGGAATTTCTGTTGAAAATGCTTGGGGAATGACTGAAACAAGTTCAATGGCAGTCTGTAATCGAGTAGATCAAATCAAAAATAATATCGAAACCCAATCAATTAAATGCGGCAAACCTATCTTTGGTATTCAAATGAGATTGCGTGATGAGAATCATCAATTGCTTCCTCACGATGGGATGCATGAAGGCATTTTAGAAGTACGTGGTCATACAATTGCCAAACAATATATCAATCAAACCAAAGCAGTAGAAGAAGAGGACAAATGGTTCGATACAGGAGATATCGCGTGCATAGATGAATATGGATATATGCATATTACAGACCGTGCTAAAGATATGATTAAGTCAGGAGGAGAATGGGTCAGTAGTGTTGAAGTTGAAAATGCCGCGATGGGATATGAAAAAGTTGCAGAAGCCGCTGTTATTGCTGCCAATCATCCCAAATGGGGAGAACGCCCACTTTTAATATTGGTGCCGAAGTCTCCACAAGAAAAAATTGAACATTCAGAAATTGTCGTTTTTCTATCATCCAAATTACATAAATGGGCCATTCCGTCAGCAACCATATTGGTTGAAGAAATACCGCATACGCCTACTGGAAAAATCAGTAAAAAAATATTGAGAGAACGTTATCACGACTATTTTATCAATAGTGCTTTTGCTGAATGTAAATAATGATCTACATAAAAAAGGATTTTTTATATGAACTACTCTCAGGAAGCAAACATTGTCTTAGATACTAAATTTAAAAAAATGGTGAAGCGAAGAAACCGATTCGCTGTTTTTTTAAGTTTAATAGTACTTAGCATTTATTTTATTTTTATAGGAACAGCCACATTTCGACCTGAGTTGCTGGCAATGCCATTAGAAGCAAGCAAGATCACAATTGGTTTGCCTATCGCTGCAATTGTTATTGTATCAAGCTGGGTCATAACGGGCTTATATATATTTATTACAAATCAATATTTTGACAAACAAAAAGAAAAATTAAGAAAGGAATACCATTATGAATAAATATATTACTTTTACTCTTCTGACTTTACTCAGTCCTGCTGTTTGGGCTGCCCAAAGTGAGCCAAGAAATTGGACCGCAATTATCATGTTTGCGTGTGTAGTCGGCCTTTCATTATTTATTACTTTTAAAGCTGCAAAGAAAACAGTATCGAAAGAAGACTTTTATACAGCAGGCAATGCCATTTCAGCAAAGCAAAATGGTTTGGCGATTGCTGGGGACTATATGTCGGCATCAACCTTACTTGGTATTTCAAGTATGGTTTTCTTCAAAGGTTATGATGGTTTTATCTATGTAACGGGCTTTTTTGTTTGCTGGCCGATTTTAACTTTCTTAATGGCTGAAAGACTAAGAAACCTTGGTAAATATACTTTTGCGGATATTGTTTCGTATCGCTTAGATCCGCAGCGAACCCGTATTTTGGCAACGTGTGGTTCACTTATTGTTGTGTGTTGCTATTTAATTTTGCAAATGGTGGGCGCAGGTCAGCTCATTAAATTATTGTTTGGTCTAGATTATAAAATTGCCGTCATGCTAGTCGGTTGTTTAATGTTGGTGTATGTCATTTTTGGAGGAATGCTTGCAACCACATGGATACAAATAGTTAAAGCTATTCTTTTGCTCTTTGGTGGAACAGTTCTAGTCTTTCTCGCATTTAAAGCATTTGGTTTTAGTTTAAATAATATGGCTGAGGCCGCCGTAAATGCACATAAATTAGGACAAAAGGTCCTAGAACCGGGTCCAATGTTATCCAATCCGATTAATACACTCTCTATGTCTATTGGATTGATCTTTGGTTTAGCAGGTTTACCACATATCCTTATGCGTTTTTTTACGGTTCCAAATGCTGCTGAAGCACGCCGTTCAGTCTTTTATGCTTCTGGTTATATTGGTTACTTCTTTATTGTGGTTTGTATTTTAGGTTTAGCTTCAATCGCCATAGTTGGCACTAATCCTCAATATTTTGTAGATGGACAACTCGGTGGAGATTTAATTGGCGGCAGTAACATGGTTGCCATGCACCTAGCAAAAGCTCTTGGTGGAAATTTGTTGCTCGGTTTCTTATCTGCTGTAGCGTTTGCAACAATTTTAGCTGTAGTGGCTGGCTTAGCTCTGGCGGGAGCTTCTGCGATTTCCCATGATTTATTTCAAAAAGTGATTAAAAAAGGCAAGGCAACTGAAAAGCAGGAAATGGTTGTATCTCGACTTTCAGTGGTGATTCTAGGTGTGATTGCCATTGCATGTGGAATCTTATTTGAAAAAATGAACATCGCTTTCTTAATGGGGCTTACTTTCGGTATTGCTGCTTCCGCTAACTTTCCTGTGCTTATTCTTTCTATGTATTGGAAAGATTTAACCACCCGCGGCGCCATATTTGGTGGGTTTGTCGGAATCATTTCGGCAATTACTTTTGTGGTTTTATCACCGACAGTTTGGGTTGGTGTACTAGGCCATGAAAAAGCAATCTTCCCATTTGATAACCCAGCTTTATTTTCTATGCCACTCGCATTTTTGGTGAGTATCGTTGTTTCTTTGACTGATAAAAGTAAAAGAGCCGAATTAGACAGACAGGGCTTTGAGTTACAGGTGGTACGTTCAGAGCTTGGTGCTCAACAAGGTTCATTTGAAAAAATGCCTTTGCATTAAGTTTGTTCAAGAACCCAAAAAGTAAGAAAGCATGATTTTTAATCATGTTTTCTTTATTAGACTTACGTTACTAGTACTTTCTTAAAGCATTATTTCAAATGCTTTTGAAGTTCAGATCCAGCTTGTGATAATGCAGTTTTTACAGATGGTTCGTTGCTTAACGGATTTAACAGGCCATAGTCATGAATCAAACCGTTATAACGAGTTACAGTCACGGGAACACCAGCTTTATCTAAGTTACGGCCAAAAGCTTCACCTTCATCACGTAATACATCTAATTCAGCTGTTTGAATTAATGTAGGTGGGAAGTCTTTTAGCTGTTCGCTTGTAGCACGAAGTGGTGATGCCAAAATATTGTTGCGATCATTGGCATTGGTTGTGTAGTTGTCCCAGAACCATTTCATCATGTTCTTAGTCAGGAAGTATCCTTTTTCGTACTGGTTGTAAGAAGCATCGTCGAAACCAGCATTGGTAACCGGCCATAACATTACGTTGTAACGCACTTTTGGACCACCAGATTGTTTAATCTGAAGGGCAACAGCAGCAACCATGTTGCCACCAACGCTATTACCTACTAAAGCTAAACGGCTACCATCAACACCAATTTCTTTACCATGTTTAGCGACCCATTTGGTTGCTTCATATGACTGATTAATTGCTACAGGGAAGTGAGCTTCTGGAGAAGGCGTATAGTTAACGTATACAGCCGCCGCACCAGACTCACGAACTAAATCACGAATTAAGCGTTCATGAGTAGCAAAGTCGCCCAACACCCAACCGCCACCATGGAAGAACATAAATACAGGAAGAACGCCTTTAGCATTTTCTGGTTTAACAATTTTTAGTTGAATGCTTTGACCATTTATTTGAATAGTTTTCTCTGAAACTTGCGCTGGTGGAAGTTTCGCTCCCTTTTGTGCGCCGATTAAAACTTGACGAGCTTCATTTGGAGTCATCAACTCCATTGGTTTGCCGTTACCCGAATTGAGTACGTTTAAGAATGCTTGTACACCCGCAGTCGGAGCAGGAGTATTGATAGCTTCAGCTGAAACAGCTGTAGTGAAAAGAGCAGATGTTAATAAAGCTGTTGCGATTTTCATGATGAAAACTCACTTTAAGTTAGAAATTTTAAATACAACTTTGAGCCAAGGCTTTGTGTCCAATATGGAGTTGGTTCTATCGAAAGCTCAGTTCGGCATTTATCTTGTACATATAATACTTGCACGCAAGATACTTATGGTCAAGAATTATTTATAATTATTTTTAGATAATTTTGAATTTTGGTTTAAAGATGAAAGAAAACAATATATTAGAGGGTCAACTCTGTTTTTCACTCTATTCCGTTGCTAATGCACTTACGCGCCAGTATCGTCCATTACTTAAAGATTTCGATTTAACTTATCCTCAGTTCATTGTTCTTTTAGCTTTGTACGAAGAGGATGACATTTCTCTCAAAGAACTCGGTGAAAAGACGTTATTTGACTCAGGCACTTTAACGCCATTGGTTCAAAAACTTGAAGCAAAAGAGTTTCTGAAGAGGGTATCAATCAAAGAAGATGAGCGGGTGAAAAAAGTAATATTGACGGATAAAGCTTTAGAGATAAAAGAAAAAGTGATTGATCTACCCAATCAGTTGCGATGCTCAATGCATATGAATGACGAGGAGTTGACTATGCTTAGAAGGCTGTCTTTAAAGTTATTGGAAGATTTATAAAGTTTTCTTTAACTAAAAATAATTTTTATCTGCGAATAATTTGAAGCTTTAAACTTTAAAAAAGAGGCATTTGAAAGCCTCTTTTTTATATAAAAAATTAATGAATACAACTGATTAAATATAGAAGTAATAAAAGGTGTTGACATTAAAGTTGGCTTTAACCTTAAAGTAAAGCCATACTGAATGAGGTCATTCCAATGAAAGTGTTCGAAAAATTAGTATTCCCAAATGGCTCATATGTTCCTAACCGTATTGCTAAAGCAGCAATGGAAGAAAACATGGCCGATTTAAACCATGCACCATCAGAAGAATTAATGCGTTTATATCAAGCTTGGGCAAATGGTGGCGTCGGTCTAATCATTACCGGAAATGTGATGGTAGACCGCCGAGCAATGACTGGACCGGGTGGTGTCGTGCTAGAAGATGAAAAACATCTAGATACTTTTAAAAAATGGGCAAAAATTAGCCGTTCAAAAGGCGCTCAGGTTTGGCTGCAAATTAATCATCCCGGTCGTCAAATGCAGTCAAATTTAGGGCAACAAACATGGGCACCTTCTGCTGTTGCTTTAGATTTAGGAAAAATGTCAGACCGCTTTAATACACCAATTGAAATGACTGAATCTATGATTGCAGAAGTGATTCAGCGTTTTGCAAACACAGCGCGTCTAGGTGAAAAAGCTGGGTTTACTGGTGTAGAAATTCATGCAGCACATGGTTACTTACTAAGCCAGTTTCTTTCTCCACTCAGCAATAAACGCCAAGATCAATGGGGTGGTTCTTTAGAAAATCGCGCTCGTATTTTAATTGAGATTGTGGAAGCAGTTCGTAAAGTCGTTTCGCCTACGTTTACTGTAGCGGTAAAACTCAATTCAGCCGATTTCCAACGTGGCGGATTTAGTGCTGAAGACGCTCAACAAGTGGTTAAAATGTTAAATGAGCATGCAGTCGATTTGGTTGAACTTTCAGGTGGTAGTTATGAAGCACCAGCCATGCAAGGGCAATCGCGTGATGGCCGTACACTTGCTCGCGAAGCTTACTTTTTAGAATTTGCACAAGAAATTCGTAAAGTTGCCAAAATGCCTGTTATGGTGACAGGTGGTATACGCCGTAAACAAGTGGCAGAAAAAGTAGTTGAAAGTGGTGTAGATATGGTCGGTATTGCCACAGCTTTAGCAATTGAACCTAATTTGCCAAATGCTTGGAAACAAGGGCACAATGTTACACCAGAGTTAAAACCAATTACTTGGAAAAACAAGACACTTGCTTCACTTGCCAATATGGCTGTAGTGAAATTCCAGTTACGTAATTTAAGCGCTGGTAAAAAAACAAAACCAAATGTTTCACCAGCTTGGGCTTTAATTTTGCAACAATCAGCGATGTCATGCCGTACCCGCCAATACAAAAAGGGCATGCGTGACTATACATTTGCTTCTTAATAAGTGAGTTGTGTTATGACAAATCCGAATGATTCAAACTGGATAATTTATGGAGCAAATGGCTACACGGGCGAGTTAATCGCTCGTGAAGCTGTACGCCAAGGTCTAAAACCAACTTTGGCTGGTCGTAACAAAGCTAAGGTTGAATCACTTGCTCAAGAGTTGGGACTCGACTATAAAGCTTTTGGGCTTGATAACGTAAATGCGGTCAGTGAGCAACTGCAAGGCTTTAAATTGGTCATGCACTGTGCAGGGCCATTTTCAGCAACATCAAAACCCATGATGGAAGCGTGTATAAATGCAGGTGCTCACTATCTAGATATTACGGGTGAAATCGCTGTATTTGAGTTGGCACAGTCACTTAACAGCCAAGCTGAAAAAGCCGATATTGTGCTTTGTCCGGGTGTTGGCTTCGATGTGATTCCGACAGATTGTGTTGCCGCTGCTCTCAAAGAAGCATTGCCAGATGCAACCCATTTAGCACTTGGTTTTGACTCTCGAACAGGGTTTTCGCCGGGTACAGCCAAAACAAGTACAGAAGGCATGGCTGAAGGCGGAAAAATTCGTAAAAACGGAAAAATTACTACTGTTCCATTAGCACATTATGTTCGGACCATTGATTTTGGTGACGGTAAAAAAAGTGCCATGAGTGTTCCTTGGGGAGACGTATCTACAGCGTTCAATACAACTGGTATTCCAAACATTGAAGTATTTGTACCCGCATTTCCTAAAATGATTTTTGGTGCGAAAATGCTGAACTATGTACGCCCAATATTAAAACTAAAAGCAGTACAGAAGTTTATTAAGTCACGTATTGAAAAAACGGTTGTGGGTCCAAATGAAGAGCTTCGTGCGAAAGTACCTACCTATGTTTGGGGTGAAGCAAGAAATGCACGTGGGGAAATCAAAACTGCCCGTATCCAAACAGAAAATGCATATAGCCTTACCGTAAATGGCTCACTGACTGTGGTGAATTATTTACTCAAAAATACCGTGAAAGGCGGTACATATACGCCAGCAAAACTGATGGGTTATAAGCTAGTGACCGAGCTGCCAGGTTCTGGTCCATTGGTCATTACATAACAAGCCTTGTTCAAATCCCGAATAAGGAGTTATTCTTGTTCGGGTAATTTATAAATATTTCAAGTAAATACAGCTTTATATAGATAAAAAGAAAAACAGAAAACAAAACACTCCATAAGAAATAACTCAAATTGAATATACTAAAAAGCGATAAATTTTTTTCATAACAAAGGAATCAGAATAATGAGAAAACTCATATTATTTCTACATGCATCGCTTGATAGTTTTGTGGAAGGTCCAAATGGAGCAATGGACATCGGATGGATTGCTTACGACGCCGATTTGGCTAACCATGCCAAAGAAATTTTGAGTACTGCTGACACGGTCATTTGGGGACGTGCGACTTATCAGATGATGCATAATTACTGGCCAACTATGCTTTCAAACCCAGAAGCTTCGGAGCATGAGCGAAACCACGCGAAATGGATTGAAAAGACAGAAAAAATTGTTTTTTCAACCACTCTAGATAAAGTTGAATGGAATAATTCTAGACTTGTAAAAGACCATGTTGAAGAAGAAATTAATAAGCTCAAACAGCAACCGGGCAAGGATATGGTGATTTTGGGGAGTCCACGGTTTGCACACTATCTAATGCAACTTGATTTAATTGATGAATATAAAATTACGGTATCACCCGTGCTGATTGGTAGTGGCTTACCACTATTCCAAGGTATTCAAGAAAAGACTAATCTTAAACTTATTGAAAATA
This window of the Acinetobacter sp. XH1741 genome carries:
- a CDS encoding histidine phosphatase family protein, with translation MDKYRLRIYLVRHGHVSYFDADKNPINPKFAQLSERGIEQIQQLAHQLQDVSFEKIYSSTMPRSIQTAEILNSYQNEPKDIQSFDDIREIKAGRLREISLDRAELEIKKAYQFHKNNLELFVQGESWSLFITRVLTWFENMILTAEKDQNILISSHDIVNRILINWVYGHDFKDVYSQEQDYGCLNILDLTIENQKVISKRIKLQNFTPYNLIKNELFNSAMDDVYETYIATQGFKLKELSS
- a CDS encoding acyl-CoA dehydrogenase is translated as MITLSSELLELQQKVREFIQQEVIPLESDPRQDSHGPSEALRQELVSRARRRGLLTPHATQEMGGLGWSHLQKAVAFEEAGYSALGPIALNIHAPDEGNIHLLDAVANDAQKERWLRKLVAGEIRSCFAMTEPAPGAGSDPSMLQTTAIEDGDDYIINGRKWLITGADGASVAIIMAKMEDGSASMFLTDTNVEGFILEKNMNAMDSCFSGGHGILRFENLRIPKENVLGEIGKGFKYAQVRLAPARLTHCMRWLGQARRAHDIATQYARERQSFGKRLGDHQGVGFMLADNEMDILTTRLAVHYCAQVLDLGEKGNYESSLVKVISSEGIWRVVDRSVQILGGQAMTDESIVCKIFKDARGFRIYDGANEVHRMSIAKKLLGKQA
- a CDS encoding SDR family oxidoreductase, which produces MNIFDVKDKYILITGASSGLGHHIAELFAKEGANIVICARRLERLKELESHIKNEFGVQVYTFALDVNDRSAVKDMLSSLETEGVTVDVLINNAGVSDTKRFLDYNDEDWDKIVDTNLKAPWQCAQEVVQHMIKADRKGSIINITSILSQSTNLGVSPYCASKAGLRHLTEVMAVELARFGINVNAIAPGYMITEINEEYLTGESGQQLLKKIPTRKFVEFDDLNGPLLLLASQAGQGITGIEIKVDGGHSAAPI
- a CDS encoding sigma 54-interacting transcriptional regulator, producing MLNRKPINILVTYIKKPNINGFRSLVEQAISEVESNEIDLVECHISDVQDVAQSLVENGCQVLLCTGATASFLQKKLNIDIQVIRTGTFDVIQAISNLKQYKRIALVGNTSTVDLENYSDIFALDIQQFNYDSYLDAKKTIHLIKNQGLDAIIGSPVAVELALNENLVGHLAISVPSLKDLLQNALRTLEKIRREQYSTLRLTEIFNHLNEGICFITKQKKISLINNSMSSLLEKDSSDVLNKSALEIFEGLNFDIDKENSHQLVQFKNLKLAVYISKLKNDYIDGYILRVQELNALEQSNSQFRKVSSKNFNTRYTFDQILTQNANFQQIIKLSKAYAKTDSTILITGESGTGKEVLAQSIHNHSSRYKAPFVAINCASFPESLLESELFGYEEGAFTGAKKNGRIGLIEAAHTGTLFLDEIGDMPLHLQTRFLRVLQERQINRLGSVVSHHLDIRVIAATHANLEELVRNGTFRADLYYRLNILRVYTPSLKERKEDILYLANSFLEKYRKTLDDLPNILQKAFLHYSWPGNIRELENIIERINVLLQLDHEILTPEFLKQQLPELFQSQSHHTAQPLLKEVKVNQELNLIEQTLAEVDGDLDLAAQKLGISRTTLWRRMKLINH
- a CDS encoding long-chain-fatty-acid--CoA ligase, producing MTNGLMMHCNLNITSIMQHALTVYADQEIVTLKADGISKHRYTYKDAFERVAQFANALDRLNISSDAKVGTMAWNSYQHFELHYAIPCTGRIYHTINPKLAPEQLIQIINSAQDEVLIIEPDCLALVDSMYDNIKQVIKHFIVLGDPNKNLKAQFDFIFYEELIAPEQSYYDWPDIPEERASGLCYTSGTTGDPKGVLYSHRSTVLHALMLAMPNAIGLTHASCIMPLVPLYHISAWGMPFNAVLSGAKIVWPHSFAGQTEKIFNLIQSEHVDISMAVPTIWNSFKNYLEEHHISSVSLKRAISGGSAAPYSLIESLSHYGISVENAWGMTETSSMAVCNRVDQIKNNIETQSIKCGKPIFGIQMRLRDENHQLLPHDGMHEGILEVRGHTIAKQYINQTKAVEEEDKWFDTGDIACIDEYGYMHITDRAKDMIKSGGEWVSSVEVENAAMGYEKVAEAAVIAANHPKWGERPLLILVPKSPQEKIEHSEIVVFLSSKLHKWAIPSATILVEEIPHTPTGKISKKILRERYHDYFINSAFAECK
- a CDS encoding DUF485 domain-containing protein, translated to MNYSQEANIVLDTKFKKMVKRRNRFAVFLSLIVLSIYFIFIGTATFRPELLAMPLEASKITIGLPIAAIVIVSSWVITGLYIFITNQYFDKQKEKLRKEYHYE